A stretch of the Octopus bimaculoides isolate UCB-OBI-ISO-001 chromosome 8, ASM119413v2, whole genome shotgun sequence genome encodes the following:
- the LOC106867495 gene encoding histone-lysine N-methyltransferase SETMAR-like: MFVPSKDHIRNVLLYEFHKGANASAAARSIQNTYGDDVVNESCRGWFSRFRSGDFTLKEEPKEGRPKKLDSDILEALVSENPAVTTRELVEQLNVVHTTVVRQLKHIEKVSVAGE; encoded by the coding sequence ATGTTTGTCCCATCTAAAGATCACATAAGAAATGTTTTACTCTACGAGTTTCATAAAGGTGCTAACGCAAGTGCAGCAGCAAGATCTATTCAGAACACTTATGGGGATGATGTAGTGAATGAAAGTTGCAGGGGATGGTTTTCCCGTTTCCGAAGTGGTGATTTCACTTTGAAAGAAGAGCCAAAGGAGGGTCGTCCAAAAAAACTTGATTCCGATATTTTGGAAGCTCTTGTTTCAGAGAACCCTGCCGTTACCACTAGGGAACTTGTAGAACAATTAAATGTGGTCCATACAACCGTGGTACGCCAGCTAAAACACATTGAAaaggtttctgtggctggagAATGA